A window of Variovorax paradoxus genomic DNA:
GAATTCGCATGGGTGAATGGTAACGAAGCACTTTTGGTGCCTCGGTTACGTTTTAGTAATCCTATTGACGGACAAATGCGCAACCCGGCGTCATACATTGCGCAGGGCCTGCACACCGCAAGGGCATTGCCCAAGCCCTGCTGCAGGCCCTCGATATACTTTTTGTTCCATGCGCCGCTGGTTCCTGATTCTTATGCTGTTCCTGCTTCCGTTCCAGCTCAGCTGGGCGGCGGCGTCAGCCTATTGCCAGCACGAGCGCGACACGCAGCCCCGGCACTGGGGCCACCACGAGCACGAAACCCGCGGCACCGACCGCAGCCACAGCGGCGAGGGCGCGCAGAAGAACTCCAGCACCCAGCCCAATGCCGTCGTCGGCGACTGCGCCGTCTGCCACTCCGGCTATGCGCAGCATGTCGAAGGCGCGCAGGAGCCCGTGCTGTCCGTGCGGCGCGCCGCACAGCCGCTGCGCGCCATCGCCGCCGAGCGATTCGATTCGCACATCTCCGACGTTCCGGTCCGTCCCGACTGGTCTCTCGCCCTCTGATTCGGCGAGAGAACACACACAACTTCTGATCCACACCATCAGCTGAGCTCTCGCCGAATTCGTCCGTCCGTTGTTTCGCAACCCAGGAGAATTCGATGCGCACGCTCTTCGTGCCGCTGGCCGTCTTGGCCATGGCGGTGCCCCCGGCATATTCACAACAAGTCACGCCGTCCGTTCCGGCCGCGGCCGGTTCCTCTTCATCTTCGCCGCAGGCGTCTTCGCGCCCGGCCACCAGGACACTGGAGCCCGCAGGCCCGCTGACCCTGCGCAGCGCCGTTGCGATGGCACTGCGCGCCAACCCCGGCCTTGCCGCCGCGTCGCGCGAGCAGGACGCCACCGAGGCCGCCATCGTGCAGGCCGGCGCCTGGCCCAACCCCACGCTCGACGCACAACTGGAAGACCTGCGCCGCGACAACCGCACCACCACATTGCAGCTCAGCCAGCCGATCGAACTCGGCGGCAAGCGCGCGGCCCGCGTGACGGCGGCCGAGCGCGCACGCGACCAGGCCGCATCGGCGCTGGCAGGGCGCCGCGCCGAGATCCGCGCCTCGACCATCACCGCCTTCTTCGACGTGCTGACCGCGCAGGAGCGCCTGCGGCTCGCGCAAGACTCCGTGGGCCTTGCGCAGACGGCGACCCGCGCGGCCACCAACCGCGTGGCGGCCGGCAAGGTGTCGCCGCTGGAAGAAACCAGGGCGCGCGTGGCCGAGGCCGGCACGCGCGTCGAGCTGTTGCAGGCCGAAGGCACGCTGCGCTCGGCGCGCCAGCAACTGGCGGCGCTGTGGGGCAACCCCGATCCGCGCTTCACCCAGGTGGAGGGCGCGGTCGATCAGCTGCCCGCGATGGCGCCGGCGCAGAACCTGGGCGTGCGCCTTGCCGCGGCGCCCGTGGTGGTGCAGGCGCGGCTCGAAGTCGAGCGGCGCAAGGCGCTGTCCGACCTGGAGCAGGCCAAGCGCATTCCCGACGTGACCGTGTCGCTGGGCGCCAAGCGCGTGCCGGCTTCCGACGGCGAAGTCGGCGGCAGCCGGCGCAACCAGGTGGTGGTGGGCCTGTCGGTGCCGCTGCCCATCTTCGACACCAACCGGGGCAACGTGGCCGAGGCCCTGAGCCGCGAGGAAAAGGCGCGCGACGACCTCGCCGCCGCCGAGCTGCAACTGGGCACCGAGGTGGCGCAGGCCACCGAGCGCCTGCGCTCCGCGCGCGCCACCGCAGAAACGCTGCAGCACGACGCGCTGCCCGGCGCCGAGACCGCCTACAAGGCCGCGACCAAGGGCTTCGAACTCGGCAAGTTCAGCTTCCTGGAGGCGTTGGATGCCCAACGCACGCTGTTCCAGGTGCGCGCGCAGTACCTGCTTTCGCTGGCCGACGCACACCGCGCGGCCGGCGAACTCGACCGGCTGCTCGGCAATGAAGGCGACGACATCTCCCCAGTGACACCCGCGGCGCCCGTGGCGCGCTGACAAGGAAGGCAACAGATCATGAACACACAGAACCGCGGCTCGTTCACGGAGCGCGTCGGCAAGAAGCAGTGGATGGCGATCGTCATCGTCCTCGTCGTGGGGCTCGGCGCCGGCGCGATGATCCTTCGCTCCGGCCCCGGCAAGCCCGAGGCCGCCGGCCATTCGGAAGAAGCCGGCCACGGCGACGGCGAGCACCACGAAGAAGGCAAGAAGGAAGGCAAGGCGCAAGCCAAGGAAGAGGGCAAGGACCACGACCACGATCACGGCGAAGCCAAGGGCCACGCCGACAAGGAGCACCACGAGGAAGGCAAGCAAGAAGGCAAGCAGGCCGCCGCTTCGGGCGAGGCGAAGAAAGAGCACGCCGGCCACGAGGAAGAGGAAGAAAAGATCGCTTTCACCGACGCGCAGATCAAGGCGGCCGATATGACCATCGAGAACGCCGGCCCTGCGCGGATCAAGTCGTCGCTGCAGTTGCCCGGCGAGATCAAGTTCAACGAAGACCGCACGGCGCACGTGGTGCCGCGCGTGGCGGGCGTGGTCGACAGCGTGTCGGCCAACCTGGGCCAGGAGGTCAAGCGCGGCCAGGTGCTGGCGGTGATTTCGAGTCCGGCGCTGTCGGAGCAGCGCAGCGAACTGCAGTCGGCGCAGCGCCGGCTCGCGCTGGCGCGCACCACCTACGTACGCGAGAAGACGCTCTGGGAAGAAAAGATCTCGCCCCAGCAGGACTACCTGCAGGCGCAGCAGGTGATGCAGGAGGCGCAGATCGCCGTGGCCAACGCCAACCAGAAGCTGCTGGCGCTGGGCGCCACGCCGTCGTCGTCGGCGCTGGGCCGCTACGAGTTGCGCGCGCCCTTCGACGGCATGGTGGTCGAAAAGCACATCTCGCTGGGCGAATCGGTGGGCGAGGCCGTTAACGTCTTCACCATCTCCGATCTGTCGACCGTGTGGGCCGAGATCAGCGTGGCCGCCAACAACCTGAACCTGGTGCGCATCGGCGAGCCGGTGAGCATCCGTTCCAGCGCGCTGGGCCAGACGGCGACGGGCAAGGTGTCTTACGTGGGCTCGCTCATCGGCGCGCAGACGCGCACCGCCACCGCGCGCGTCACGCTGACCAACCCGCAGCGCGTCTGGCGCCCGGGGCTGTTCGTGAACGTGGAACTCGTGGCCTCCGAGGTCGACGCGCCGGTGACGGTGTCGACCGAGGCGGTGCAGACGGTGGAAGACAAGCCCACCGTGTTCCTGCGCGTGCCCGGCGGCTTCGTGCCGCAGCATGTGCAGACCGGGCGCAGCGACGGCCAGCGCATCGAGATCACCAGCGGCCTGAAGCCCGGCGCGGCCTATGCCGCGAGCGGCAGCTTCGTCGTGAAGTCGCAGCAGGGCAAGAGCTCGGCCACGCACACCCACTGAGGAAGTCCGCATGTTCGAACGCATCATCCGCTTCTCCATCGAGCAGCGCTGGCTCATCCTGCTCGCCGTGCTGGGCATGGCGGCACTGGGCATCTTCAGCTACCAGAAGCTGCCCATCGACGCGGTGCCCGATATCACCAACGTGCAGGTGCAGATCAACACAGCCGCGCCCGGCTACTCCCCGCTGGAGACCGAGCAGCGCGTGACCTACCCGATCGAGACCGTCATGGCCGGCCTGCCGGGCCTGCAGCAGACGCGCTCGCTCTCGCGCTACGGCCTGTCGCAGGTGACGGTGATCTTCAAGGACGGCACCGACATCTACTTTGCGCGGCAGCTCGTCAACGAACGCATCCAGTCGGCGCGCGAGAGCATGCCCAGGGGCATCTCGCCGGTGATCGGGCCGATCTCCACGGGCCTGGGCGAAATCTATCTGTGGACCGTGGAAGCCGAAGAGGGGGCCAGGAAGGCCGACGGCAAGCCGTATTCGTCGACCGACCTGCGCGAGATCCAGGACTGGATCATCAAGCCGCAGCTGCGCAACGTGGCGGGCGTGACCGAGATCAATTCCATCGGCGGCTATGCCAAGGAATTCCAGATATCGCCCGACCCCGCCAAGCTGCTGGCCCACGGCCTCACCATGACCGACCTGGTCACCGCGCTGGAGCGCAACAACGCCAACGTGGGCGCGGGCTACATCGAGAAGCGCGGCGAGCAATACCTCATCCGCGCGCCGGGGCAGGTGAAGTCGGTCGAGGACATCGGCAACGTCATCCTGGGCAACGCCAACGGCATTCCGCTGCGCGTGCAGGACGTGGCCGAGGTCGGCATCGGCAAGGAACTGCGCACGGGCGCGGCCACCGACAACGGCCGCGAGGTGGTGCTGGGCACCGTGTTCATGCTGATCGGCGAGAACAGCCGCACCGTGTCGCAGGCCGTCGACAGGAAGATGCAGGAGATCAACCGCACGCTGCCCGCCGGCGTGAAGGCGGTGACGGTGTACGACCGCACGGTGCTGGTCGACAAGGCCATCGCCACGGTGAAGAAGAACCTGTTCGAGGGCGCGGTGCTGGTCATCGCGATCCTGTTCCTGTTCCTGGGCAACATCCGCGCGGCGCTCATCACTGCATTGGTGATTCCGCTGTCGATGCTCTTCACCTTCACCGGCATGGTGAACCAGAAGGTCAGCGCCAACCTCATGAGCCTGGGCGCGCTGGACTTCGGCATCATCATCGACGGCGCGGTGGTGATCGTGGAGAACTGCGTGCGAAGGCTGGCCCACGCGCAGGCCCACAAGGGCCGGCCGCTGACGCGCAGCGAGCGCTTCCACGAAGTGTTCGCCGCCTCGCAGGAGGCGCGCCGGCCGCTGCTGTTCGGCCAGCTCATCATCATGATCGTGTACCTGCCGATCTTTGCGCTCACCGGCGTGGAGGGCAAGCTCTTCCACCCGATGGCCTTCACCGTGGTGATCGCGCTGCTGGGCGCGATGATCCTGTCGATCACCTTCATCCCCGCGGCTGTGGCACTGTTCATCGGCAACAAGGTCAGCGAGAAGGAAAACCGCCTGATGGTGTGGGCCAAGCGTGGCTACGAGCCGCTGCTGGCGCGCGTCATGGGCGCCAAGCCGCTGGTGATCACCACCGCGGTGGTGGCGGTGCTGCTGTCGGGCCTGCTGGCCACGCGCCTGGGCACCGAGTTCGTGCCCAGCCTGAGCGAAGGCGACTTCGCCATCCAGGCGCTGCGCATTCCAGGCACCAGCCTCACGCAGTCGGTCGAAATGCAGAAGCAGCTCGAACGCACGCTGAAAGAGAAGTTTCCGGAAATCGAACGCATCTTCGCGCGCACGGGCACGGCCGAGATCGCTTCGGACCCGATGCCGCCGAACATCTCCGACGGCTACATCATGCTCAAGCCCGAGAGCGAGTGGCCCAAGCCGCGTCGCTCGCGCGCCGAGGTGCTGGCGGCGGTGCAGGAAGAAGTGGAGAAGCTGCCGGGCAACAACTACGAGTTCTCGCAGCCCATCCAGCTGCGCTTCAACGAGCTGATCTCCGGCGTGCGCAGCGACGTGGCGGTGAAGATCTTCGGCGACGACATGGACGTGCTGAACAAGACCGCGGCCGAGGTGTCGGAGGCGCTGGGCAAGATCGCCGGCGCGGCCGAGGTGAAGGTCGAGCAGACCACCGGCCTGCCGATGCTCACGGTGAACATCGACCGCAACAAGACCGCGCGCTACGGCCTGAACGTGGGCGACGTGCAGGAGGCGATCTCGATCGCTGTCGGCGGCCGTGAAGCGGGCACGCTGTTCGACGGCGACCGCCGCTTCGACATCATCGTGCGCCTGCCCGAGAACCTGCGCACCGACCTCGAGGCCATCAAGCGCCTGCCGGTTGCGCTGCCCAAGGGCGCGGGCGCGGAGGGCGCGCGCACCAGCTTCATTCCGCTCGGCGAAGTGGCCACGCTCGACATTGCGCCGGGCCCGAACCAGGTCAGCCGCGAGGACGGCAAGCGCCGCATCGTGGTGAGCGCGAACGTGCGCGGCCGCGACCTGGGTTCCTTCGTGGCCGAGGCCGAGGAAGCGATGCGCAACGTGAAGATCCCGACCGGCTACTGGACCGTGTGGGGCGGCCAGTACGAGAACCTCGCGTCGGCCACGCAGCGGCTGCAGGTCGTGGTGCCGGTGTCGCTGCTGCTGGTGTTCACGCTGCTGTTCGCGATGTTCGGCAACCTCAAGGACGGGCTGCTGGTGTTCACCGGCATTCCGTTCGCGCTCACGGGCGGTATCGTGGCGCTGTGGATGCGCGGCATTCCGCTGTCGATCTCGGCGGCGGTGGGCTTCATCGCGTTGTCGGGCGTGGCGGTGCTCAACGGGCTGGTGATGATTTCGTTCATCCGCAACCTGCGCGAGGGCGGCCTGCCGCTGGATGCCGCCATCCGCGAAGGCGCGCTCACGCGGCTGCGGCCGGTGCTGATGACCGCACTGGTGGCGTCGCTGGGCTTCGTGCCCATGGCCATCGCCACCGGCACGGGCGCCGAGGTGCAGCGGCCGCTGGCCACCGTGGTGATCGGCGGTATCCTCTCGTCGACCGCGCTGACGCTGCTGGTGCTCCCGCTGCTCTACCGCATCGCGCACAGGCGCGACGAAGAAGAGGCGCAGCAGGAAGATACTCGCGAGCAGAACCACGGCGCGCCGCTGGCCCCTGCACCGCAAGGAACCCATGGCACATGAGCATTCGCACGCCGCAGGCAGCAACGAGAAAGCACTGCGCTGGGCGCTGCTGCTGACATCGGCCTACCTCGTCGCCGAGGTGGTCGGCGGGCTGGTGTCGGGCAGCCTCGCGCTGCTGTCCGACGCGGCCCACATGTTCACCGACACCGTGGCACTGGCAATCTCGTTGGCCGCCATCTGGATAGGCAAACGGCCGGCCGACAGGCGGCGTACTTTCGGCTACTACCGCTTCGAGATTCTGGCGGCGGTGCTGAACGC
This region includes:
- the czcI gene encoding cation efflux protein, CzcI family; this translates as MRRWFLILMLFLLPFQLSWAAASAYCQHERDTQPRHWGHHEHETRGTDRSHSGEGAQKNSSTQPNAVVGDCAVCHSGYAQHVEGAQEPVLSVRRAAQPLRAIAAERFDSHISDVPVRPDWSLAL
- a CDS encoding TolC family protein, with the protein product MRTLFVPLAVLAMAVPPAYSQQVTPSVPAAAGSSSSSPQASSRPATRTLEPAGPLTLRSAVAMALRANPGLAAASREQDATEAAIVQAGAWPNPTLDAQLEDLRRDNRTTTLQLSQPIELGGKRAARVTAAERARDQAASALAGRRAEIRASTITAFFDVLTAQERLRLAQDSVGLAQTATRAATNRVAAGKVSPLEETRARVAEAGTRVELLQAEGTLRSARQQLAALWGNPDPRFTQVEGAVDQLPAMAPAQNLGVRLAAAPVVVQARLEVERRKALSDLEQAKRIPDVTVSLGAKRVPASDGEVGGSRRNQVVVGLSVPLPIFDTNRGNVAEALSREEKARDDLAAAELQLGTEVAQATERLRSARATAETLQHDALPGAETAYKAATKGFELGKFSFLEALDAQRTLFQVRAQYLLSLADAHRAAGELDRLLGNEGDDISPVTPAAPVAR
- a CDS encoding efflux RND transporter periplasmic adaptor subunit produces the protein MNTQNRGSFTERVGKKQWMAIVIVLVVGLGAGAMILRSGPGKPEAAGHSEEAGHGDGEHHEEGKKEGKAQAKEEGKDHDHDHGEAKGHADKEHHEEGKQEGKQAAASGEAKKEHAGHEEEEEKIAFTDAQIKAADMTIENAGPARIKSSLQLPGEIKFNEDRTAHVVPRVAGVVDSVSANLGQEVKRGQVLAVISSPALSEQRSELQSAQRRLALARTTYVREKTLWEEKISPQQDYLQAQQVMQEAQIAVANANQKLLALGATPSSSALGRYELRAPFDGMVVEKHISLGESVGEAVNVFTISDLSTVWAEISVAANNLNLVRIGEPVSIRSSALGQTATGKVSYVGSLIGAQTRTATARVTLTNPQRVWRPGLFVNVELVASEVDAPVTVSTEAVQTVEDKPTVFLRVPGGFVPQHVQTGRSDGQRIEITSGLKPGAAYAASGSFVVKSQQGKSSATHTH
- a CDS encoding CusA/CzcA family heavy metal efflux RND transporter, giving the protein MFERIIRFSIEQRWLILLAVLGMAALGIFSYQKLPIDAVPDITNVQVQINTAAPGYSPLETEQRVTYPIETVMAGLPGLQQTRSLSRYGLSQVTVIFKDGTDIYFARQLVNERIQSARESMPRGISPVIGPISTGLGEIYLWTVEAEEGARKADGKPYSSTDLREIQDWIIKPQLRNVAGVTEINSIGGYAKEFQISPDPAKLLAHGLTMTDLVTALERNNANVGAGYIEKRGEQYLIRAPGQVKSVEDIGNVILGNANGIPLRVQDVAEVGIGKELRTGAATDNGREVVLGTVFMLIGENSRTVSQAVDRKMQEINRTLPAGVKAVTVYDRTVLVDKAIATVKKNLFEGAVLVIAILFLFLGNIRAALITALVIPLSMLFTFTGMVNQKVSANLMSLGALDFGIIIDGAVVIVENCVRRLAHAQAHKGRPLTRSERFHEVFAASQEARRPLLFGQLIIMIVYLPIFALTGVEGKLFHPMAFTVVIALLGAMILSITFIPAAVALFIGNKVSEKENRLMVWAKRGYEPLLARVMGAKPLVITTAVVAVLLSGLLATRLGTEFVPSLSEGDFAIQALRIPGTSLTQSVEMQKQLERTLKEKFPEIERIFARTGTAEIASDPMPPNISDGYIMLKPESEWPKPRRSRAEVLAAVQEEVEKLPGNNYEFSQPIQLRFNELISGVRSDVAVKIFGDDMDVLNKTAAEVSEALGKIAGAAEVKVEQTTGLPMLTVNIDRNKTARYGLNVGDVQEAISIAVGGREAGTLFDGDRRFDIIVRLPENLRTDLEAIKRLPVALPKGAGAEGARTSFIPLGEVATLDIAPGPNQVSREDGKRRIVVSANVRGRDLGSFVAEAEEAMRNVKIPTGYWTVWGGQYENLASATQRLQVVVPVSLLLVFTLLFAMFGNLKDGLLVFTGIPFALTGGIVALWMRGIPLSISAAVGFIALSGVAVLNGLVMISFIRNLREGGLPLDAAIREGALTRLRPVLMTALVASLGFVPMAIATGTGAEVQRPLATVVIGGILSSTALTLLVLPLLYRIAHRRDEEEAQQEDTREQNHGAPLAPAPQGTHGT